A window from SAR324 cluster bacterium encodes these proteins:
- a CDS encoding GntR family transcriptional regulator: MLLRVDKPLTRRVQEAVLRLIRGHNYQPGEEIPTEAELGQLFGVGRSTLKEAIGNLVEQGILQKSNGRVTFLRQLPIVLESGLEKLSSLRSTPEK, from the coding sequence ATGCTACTGCGAGTTGACAAGCCACTGACACGTCGGGTTCAGGAAGCTGTGCTGCGACTGATCCGTGGACACAATTACCAACCTGGTGAAGAGATACCGACTGAAGCAGAGCTGGGACAACTGTTTGGGGTTGGACGTTCAACGCTTAAAGAGGCCATTGGTAACCTTGTCGAGCAGGGGATACTCCAAAAATCGAACGGTCGGGTGACGTTCCTAAGACAACTCCCTATCGTTCTCGAGAGTGGCTTGGAAAAGTTGAGCAGTTTACGGAGCACACCCGAAAAGTAG